One genomic window of Stigmatella ashevillena includes the following:
- the treS gene encoding maltose alpha-D-glucosyltransferase → MEQDPLWYKKALIYELHIRAFHDSNGDGHGDIPGLIEKLPYLQDLGVDCLWLLPHYPSPLRDDGYDIADFYGIHPDYGTLADFQRLVEAAHQRGLRIITELVVNHTSDQHPWFQESRRDPKSPKRDWYVWSDTEEKYKGTRIIFLDTERSNWTWDPVAKQYFWHRFFSHQPDLNYDNPEVQEAMLDVMRFWLNMGVDGFRCDAVPYLFEREGTNCENLPETHAFLKRLRKTIDAEYPNKMLLAEANQWPADVRVYFGDGDEFNMGFHFPVMPRLFMAVRREDRTPIVEILQQTPDIPDNCQWAIFLRNHDELTLEMVTDEDRDYMYREYAMDPRMRLNLGIRRRLAPLMDNGRRRIELMHSLLFSLPGTPVMYYGDEIGMGDNIYLGDRNGVRTPMQWTGDRNAGFSRTDSARLYAPVIADPVYSYQGINVEAQERVKASLLHWVKRLIKVRQRYPAFAMGKLRFVNPDNRRVLAFTREHEGQTILIICNLSRFAQPAVLDLREWEGYVPIELMGETEFPRISSLPYQLSMGPYMFLWFRLEKPLPGRTLA, encoded by the coding sequence ATGGAACAGGATCCGCTTTGGTACAAAAAGGCCCTCATCTACGAGCTGCACATCCGTGCCTTCCACGACTCGAATGGGGATGGGCATGGCGACATCCCCGGCCTCATCGAGAAGCTGCCGTACTTGCAGGACTTGGGGGTGGATTGCCTCTGGCTGCTGCCGCACTACCCCTCGCCCCTGAGGGATGACGGCTACGACATCGCGGATTTCTACGGCATCCATCCGGACTACGGAACGCTGGCGGACTTCCAGCGTCTGGTCGAGGCCGCGCACCAGCGTGGGCTTCGCATCATCACGGAGCTGGTGGTCAACCACACGAGCGACCAGCACCCGTGGTTCCAGGAGTCCCGAAGGGATCCGAAGAGCCCCAAGCGGGACTGGTACGTCTGGAGCGACACGGAAGAGAAGTACAAGGGCACGCGCATCATCTTCCTGGACACGGAGCGTTCCAACTGGACGTGGGATCCGGTGGCCAAGCAGTACTTCTGGCACCGCTTCTTCAGCCACCAGCCGGACCTCAACTACGACAACCCGGAAGTGCAGGAGGCCATGCTGGATGTCATGCGCTTCTGGCTGAACATGGGCGTGGACGGGTTCCGCTGCGACGCGGTCCCCTACCTGTTCGAGCGCGAGGGCACCAACTGCGAGAACCTCCCCGAGACGCACGCCTTCCTCAAGCGCCTGCGAAAAACCATCGACGCCGAGTACCCCAACAAGATGCTGCTCGCCGAGGCCAACCAGTGGCCCGCGGACGTGCGCGTCTATTTCGGGGACGGCGACGAGTTCAACATGGGCTTCCACTTCCCGGTGATGCCCCGCCTCTTCATGGCCGTGCGCCGCGAGGACCGCACCCCCATCGTGGAAATCCTCCAGCAGACGCCCGACATCCCGGACAACTGCCAGTGGGCCATCTTCCTGCGCAACCACGATGAGCTGACGCTGGAGATGGTGACGGACGAGGACCGCGACTACATGTACCGGGAATACGCCATGGATCCCCGGATGCGGCTGAACCTCGGCATCCGGCGGCGCTTGGCCCCGCTCATGGACAACGGCCGCCGACGCATCGAGCTGATGCACAGCCTGCTGTTCAGCCTGCCCGGCACGCCCGTCATGTACTACGGCGACGAGATCGGCATGGGGGACAACATCTACCTGGGCGATCGCAACGGCGTGCGCACGCCCATGCAGTGGACGGGAGACCGCAACGCGGGCTTCAGCCGGACGGACAGCGCACGGCTGTACGCTCCGGTGATTGCCGATCCGGTGTACAGCTATCAGGGCATCAACGTGGAGGCCCAGGAGCGCGTCAAGGCCTCGCTGCTGCACTGGGTGAAGCGGCTCATCAAGGTCCGCCAGCGCTACCCCGCGTTCGCCATGGGCAAGCTGCGCTTCGTCAACCCGGACAACCGCCGGGTGCTCGCCTTCACCCGCGAACATGAAGGGCAGACCATCCTCATCATTTGCAACCTCTCGCGGTTCGCGCAGCCCGCGGTGCTGGACCTGCGCGAGTGGGAGGGTTACGTGCCGATCGAGCTCATGGGAGAAACGGAGTTCCCGCGCATTTCATCCTTGCCATACCAACTGTCCATGGGGCCTTACATGTTCTTGTGGTTCCGTCTGGAGAAGCCCCTGCCGGGAAGGACGCTCGCATGA